The sequence below is a genomic window from Sebastes fasciatus isolate fSebFas1 chromosome 18, fSebFas1.pri, whole genome shotgun sequence.
TAATATGTCCTGTAGCTAGTccttaacatctcatctagtcaGGTCTTGTCCTGCGTTCCCTTCAAACACTGTCTGCAatgcataataaaaaaaaaaagaaagattattAAGATTTTGCTTGCATTCATATCTAGACCTATGAGCCTGTTTTGCACCCTAAATTTCTGTGTAACTTCtgtgtaaaagtgtgtttgtatgtggcCCATTTTAGCTGAAAATTGTGGCCCAATTTAGCCGACATGGTTAAGATAAAATGGGCCAGTaccttttttgtttatttccacttttttatttgaaagagCCTGTCAAAACATTGCTTATAAacattttgctttgtttgtaaGCTAACTTCTAATTGCTTTAGTGTCCTTATTAGTGATGAGTGACATTTGCTATGTCAGGCTCACTTCCCATACAATTTCTCTGACATGCTTCATGTAACACTATGCCCTTCCCATATTAGCAACCTCAGAACAATCAAAACTATTGTTACATGTCAACTAGTGTTGTAGCAAACAATGCAAGATCAGTTATTGTGATTGGCTGTAAAATTTTAAAGAGCTATGATGCTCCAACCTTATCTGGCCCATTTTACATGATGGCCCATTTTACCTGACTCCACCCTACAAAGAGTGCATTTTCTCAAAATTCTGTCTCCCTGGGACAGTTGGGACACCTTATtctgggataaaaaaaaaaaatcatttaaaattgTCCAAATTTTAACACTTGTTCACACATTTCttggagaaaaataaattattatactTTCATAAATTACTGAGATATTTGGCAAAAAAGGGTTTCTGACTGACTGCCACTTGAATAAGCATTCACTCAATGACTTCACAGTGGGTCTTATTCAATTAGGAAAAgcctttgtcttgtttttttttgtttttttgacaaggTAGGAACTATAAACGATATTGTCTCAACAGCCCCTGGGTAGCTGTCCGAACCGTCCGTGGTAGAGCAAATATGCTATGTGCTTGCTACCAACAAAAATTCAGACTAGCATCACTAGCATCAACAGATAGAGTATAAAATAAGCTTTCcaacaatatattttttgtatgtgGCATAACTAAAAACAGTATGGTagaagaaaataacaaaagagacaaaaagttTACTTACATGCGTAGATTTAAAACTGCGAATGAAATGGCATAGTCAGAAGGTCTCCACTCTGAGGTTGAAAGTGAAGATGGTGTGTCTGAGTATGAGCATGGTGAATGGCATATTGCTTTCTAACTTGCTAAAAAGGCTCTGTCCTAACTGTCCCACACCCAATCGACCCCGCTCTCCTGTTACATTTTCTCCTAAACTGCAGAAGAGAATAGAGAAAGATGACATCTTATTGTATTCTAAGCACAAGTCATGTTGGTGTCACAAGAGTTCATACACAAATGCAGCTTTTATATGTAGGATTGCATTGAAAAATAAGGTGTGAGTTTGCATTTATCAGAGCGAAGCAGACTTTTCTTTAGAGTTTATTTTGGCTTTCACTGCACCACATGAAATTTACTCACCCTCCTCCAACTGCCAGGCTGTAGGAGAGCATCCCCaggaacaaaaacatttgttttttcagCCTTAAGAATGACAGTTCTTCAGTGcttttgtcattcaaaaacaaacatctgcTGCAAGGCTGATTAAAACACtttctaaaatatataaatctttacatttttaaaaaagttttggGACTGAAGACGATTTTTGATTGAAAACAAAtagcaaaaacaaaacttaaacCAAAGGACCTTTAAATTTCAAATCAGAAGGTTTAAAATTGCAACACaaagttttaatctgtttactGATGAAAGGTACAAAAGCAAAACCTGAGCaagatgaagtttttaaagaTGTCTTTCCCTGAACTAACTCAGTGAGTTTAGTAACATAATATCACTGTCAGTTTATAACATGTAATTATAAAAtagcatttttatattttatcactAAAAACAGGAGAGCTCATTCCAATGTCAAAAACACACGTCTGGCCAGAAGAAAAGCTTCACTTCTTTCTAAAGGTCTTGAGGGAGAACAGGTTATTCCCTATCCCGTACACGTACGGACTGATGGATGTGTAGGAGGTCGAGATAAAGAACTCAGCTTCCGCCCAAAAGGGAAATTCGTCGGGGCTAACAGTCAGCTGGAAGATCAGGTAGAGAGTCCAGTCCACCTGGAACAACCCCATAGCTGCCAGCACCGCTATCGTGCTTCGATGGAGCCGCAGACCTTTGCTCTTCCTGTCGAACTGCCTCGACCCGCTCACGCTCACCACCGGCGTCACCGTCTTCCTCTGGTTCAGCAGCACCGTGATGATGAGGCAGCTGGTGACAGTGACGATAGCGAGAGGCAGCACGTTGCACACCAGGATGAACAGGTATTTGTAAACGCGGTTGACTATGGGGCAGTAACTTTCACCGCACTCAAAGAAGTCCGGAGGGCAGCTGTTGCTGTTCGTCGTGATGTTCCCCGCGGGGCCTTCATGGTTCATGAGAAAAACGGGGAAACTCAGCAGCGTGGCGAGCGCCACGCAGACCCCGCTCACCATCCAGGCTGACCTGATGCTGTCCAGATAGATTGGGAGGTTGCCCCTGTTGCTGGCGTCTCTCAGCTTCTGCTGGCGGAAGATGCTGATGAGGACGGTGAAGAGGATGCTGGTGATCTCACCGAAGACCGTCAGGAACTTGAGCGTGCGACAAGACCAATTGTCGATGTTGAAGGAGGAAGTCTGGAGGATGATGATATCGTAGATGTTCACGATGAGAATTTCCTCCAAGTTGGCTGCAGCTAGTCCCAAGAGAAACAACTCATAGGATTTGACTCGGGAGAACTTGGTCTGAGCGATGGCGAGGATGAGAAATACATTACCCACAAGTCCTACGCAAGAAATGAAGACTCTTAAGATCAGGAGGCTGACAGAGTTATCAACCATTATTGAAAGTAAGCTTGATCACACAGAAGCAGGCAGAGATGTGACTCTTGGAGCAAAGTGGTGTCGTCTCTCTTTGCCGCATCACTGACCAGACAGCCTTGTTATCAAGTCCTCAAAGGTGGCAAGAATCCAGATCGGTGATTGGCTGCGCTCATTATAGAGAGAAAGGGAAAACAAGAGGACGCTGGAAACATGGAAGGCTGGGAGTCATTAAAGTTTTACCTCTGAGCATTTCATCTGGTGTCTGATTTAAAGCAGTGACATGTTTTTCCACCGGCTGACATCACCAAATGCAATTCCTGCAAGAGCTCATTTACATCCTTATAGACACTTGTTCTCCAcctcattttctgtcatttcatGGTTTAATTGGCATGCTGTATTTTGATTTACAATGCACAACTGTGACATaccaaaaaaatcaatttgatGACATCTTTCTTTACATCTCCCCTATCACCCATTTGTAGGCAGTTTACTTGAGTAATGTTTCTCCACCCATTAATTAGAGGTGTAAAACATCGTGAGGGGATAATGTCAAATCCTTTGTTACCTCTTCAGGAAAGTAAAAGACAATATATTTGAGATACTGATATAAAAAATACCATTGCTTGATTGGAAAGAGAGCAGTGATATAAACAGCTTGACCTTGAGAAACACATAACTGATAATATCCACCTCATATACTAAAGGCTACCTTATAGCCtagtgtacatgtgtgtgtaatttACTAGTGGCCTATATATTTACATCATTCAGAGAGGAAATGTTTGCAGTCAAGGCTAACACTTTTATAGACCATATCACagttgtaaatgtaaacattctaaatgtgtcccaggttatttcctgttgcagtgtatgtgaatgacatcagctgacaggaagtaaacttggacccaagctgttgccttggaatgcaattctgttgaaatagTCTATACATAGATAttaaacagttttatatctatgggtctatagcaggggttctcaacatTTTTTGGACCAGGGTTACAGCGGCGAAAATTATGAGGACCCCTTTCATAATCGTAACAGCGATTCAGcatatgcttactaccattcATACACTTGTGCACTTTCACAAGTCAACATTTAGTCCGCTTTAATCGAACTTTGATGCAGTtcgtttgggcggttgtgaacgcggtaatcgtactctggtgcagaCCGAAACAACATGTCtgaggtcctctttaatttgtgcactgtgaaaccgaaccagactaaacagaaaacaaa
It includes:
- the ora6 gene encoding uncharacterized protein ora6; the encoded protein is MVDNSVSLLILRVFISCVGLVGNVFLILAIAQTKFSRVKSYELFLLGLAAANLEEILIVNIYDIIILQTSSFNIDNWSCRTLKFLTVFGEITSILFTVLISIFRQQKLRDASNRGNLPIYLDSIRSAWMVSGVCVALATLLSFPVFLMNHEGPAGNITTNSNSCPPDFFECGESYCPIVNRVYKYLFILVCNVLPLAIVTVTSCLIITVLLNQRKTVTPVVSVSGSRQFDRKSKGLRLHRSTIAVLAAMGLFQVDWTLYLIFQLTVSPDEFPFWAEAEFFISTSYTSISPYVYGIGNNLFSLKTFRKK